The following are from one region of the Strix uralensis isolate ZFMK-TIS-50842 chromosome 4, bStrUra1, whole genome shotgun sequence genome:
- the NKX6-1 gene encoding homeobox protein Nkx-6.1 isoform X1, whose protein sequence is MLALGQMDGAPRQGAFLLGSPPLAALHSMAEMKAPLYPAYPLPAGPASSSSASASPASASPSPPLGSPGLKAPAAAAGGLSALGSAPPQLSAATPHGINDILSRPSMPLPGAALASASPSASSAAPAGLLAGLPRFGSLSPPPPPPPPPPPALYFSPGAAAAAAAAAVAAGRYPKPLAELPGRTPIFWPGVMQSPPWRDARLACAPHQGSILLDKDGKRKHTRPTFSGQQIFALEKTFEQTKYLAGPERARLAYSLGMTESQVKVWFQNRRTKWRKKHAAEMATAKKKQDSETERLKGASENEEEDDDYNKPLDPNSDDEKITQLLKKHKPGGGGLLLHPPEGEASA, encoded by the exons ATGCTGGCGCTGGGGCAGATGGACGGCGCGCCCCGGCAAGGAGCCTTCCTGCTGGGTAGCCCGCCGCTGGCCGCCCTGCACAGCATGGCCGAGATGAAGGCGCCGCTGTACCCCGCGTACCCCCTGCCCGCCGggcccgcctcctcctcctccgcctccgcCTCGCCCGCCTCCGCCTCGCCTTCGCCGCCGCTCGGCTCCCCCGGCCTGAaggctcccgccgccgccgcgggcggTCTCTCGGCGCTGGGCTCGGCCCCGCCGCAGCTCTCGGCCGCCACCCCTCACGGTATCAACGACATCCTCAGCCGGCCCTCCATGCCCCTGCCCGGCGCCGCGCTCGCCTCCGCCTCGCCCTCCGCCTCCTCGGCGGCTCCCGCCGGGCTGCTGGCGGGGCTGCCCCGTTTCGGCAGCctcagccccccgccgccgccgccgccgccgccgccgcccgccctctaCTTCagccccggtgccgccgccgccgccgccgccgccgccgtggccGCCGGGCGCTACCCCAAGCCGCTGGCCGAGCTGCCCGGCCGGACGCCCATCTTCTGGCCGGGGGTGATGCAGAGCCCGCCCTGGAGGGACGCCCGCCTCGCCTGCGCCCCCC ATCAAGGCTCAATTTTGCTGGATAAGGACGGAAAGAGAAAACATACCAGACCCACTTTTTCTGGCCAGCAGATTTTCGCCCTGGAAAAGACTTTCGAGCAGACGAAATACCTGGCGGGCCCGGAGCGAGCCCGGCTGGCCTATTCGCTGGGGATGACGGAAAGCCAAGTCAAG GTCTGGTTCCAGAACCGACGGACCAAGTGGCGGAAGAAACACGCGGCGGAGATGGCGACGGCGAAGAAGAAGCAGGACTCGGAGACGGAGCGGCTGAAGGGCGCCTCGGAgaacgaggaggaggacgacgactACAACAAGCCCCTGGACCCCAACTCGGACGACGAGAAGATCAcgcagctgctgaagaaacacaAGCCGGGGGGCGGCGGGTTGCTGCTGCACCCCCCCGAGGGGGAGGCCTCCGCCTag
- the NKX6-1 gene encoding homeobox protein Nkx-6.1 isoform X2, with translation MLALGQMDGAPRQGAFLLGSPPLAALHSMAEMKAPLYPAYPLPAGPASSSSASASPASASPSPPLGSPGLKAPAAAAGGLSALGSAPPQLSAATPHGINDILSRPSMPLPGAALASASPSASSAAPAGLLAGLPRFGSLSPPPPPPPPPPPALYFSPGAAAAAAAAAVAAGRYPKPLAELPGRTPIFWPGVMQSPPWRDARLACAPHFRPGKDFRADEIPGGPGASPAGLFAGDDGKPSQGLVPEPTDQVAEETRGGDGDGEEEAGLGDGAAEGRLGERGGGRRLQQAPGPQLGRREDHAAAEETQAGGRRVAAAPPRGGGLRLARSARRRCFRRCTDLFF, from the exons ATGCTGGCGCTGGGGCAGATGGACGGCGCGCCCCGGCAAGGAGCCTTCCTGCTGGGTAGCCCGCCGCTGGCCGCCCTGCACAGCATGGCCGAGATGAAGGCGCCGCTGTACCCCGCGTACCCCCTGCCCGCCGggcccgcctcctcctcctccgcctccgcCTCGCCCGCCTCCGCCTCGCCTTCGCCGCCGCTCGGCTCCCCCGGCCTGAaggctcccgccgccgccgcgggcggTCTCTCGGCGCTGGGCTCGGCCCCGCCGCAGCTCTCGGCCGCCACCCCTCACGGTATCAACGACATCCTCAGCCGGCCCTCCATGCCCCTGCCCGGCGCCGCGCTCGCCTCCGCCTCGCCCTCCGCCTCCTCGGCGGCTCCCGCCGGGCTGCTGGCGGGGCTGCCCCGTTTCGGCAGCctcagccccccgccgccgccgccgccgccgccgccgcccgccctctaCTTCagccccggtgccgccgccgccgccgccgccgccgccgtggccGCCGGGCGCTACCCCAAGCCGCTGGCCGAGCTGCCCGGCCGGACGCCCATCTTCTGGCCGGGGGTGATGCAGAGCCCGCCCTGGAGGGACGCCCGCCTCGCCTGCGCCCCCC ATTTTCGCCCTGGAAAAGACTTTCGAGCAGACGAAATACCTGGCGGGCCCGGAGCGAGCCCGGCTGGCCTATTCGCTGGGGATGACGGAAAGCCAAGTCAAG GTCTGGTTCCAGAACCGACGGACCAAGTGGCGGAAGAAACACGCGGCGGAGATGGCGACGGCGAAGAAGAAGCAGGACTCGGAGACGGAGCGGCTGAAGGGCGCCTCGGAgaacgaggaggaggacgacgactACAACAAGCCCCTGGACCCCAACTCGGACGACGAGAAGATCAcgcagctgctgaagaaacacaAGCCGGGGGGCGGCGGGTTGCTGCTGCACCCCCCCGAGGGGGAGGCCTCCGCCTagcccgctccgcccgccgccgctgcttTCGGAGATGTACAGATCTATTTTTCTAG